From the genome of Parafrankia discariae, one region includes:
- a CDS encoding purple acid phosphatase family protein, whose translation MHLAFGPDPATSMVVSWITPAPVARPLVQVITGAAGAVREVEAGSRSYTDAVTGWRIHAHHALLDDLEPDTRYTYEITYETAPETTDGTPDGTPAVGTVRAVGGASFRTAPRGRAAFTFTCFGDHGTDASDDPFGTPASGALVAGVERVDPLFTLVDGDLAYSNVSDAPPRAWADWFAMISTSAARRPWMPSVGNHETERGNGALGLAAYQTYFQLPDNDEEPYLTGLWYAFTVGGVRFVVLSGDDVCYQDAGRVYLRGYSSGRQTAWLERQLAEARADRTVDWIVVALHQAAVSTAEYHNGADLGLREAWLPLFDRYGVDLVISGHEHHYERTYPLRGVVDGTPTLTPRPVPGSVSVAGDASAIGAGGSAGGETEGEAGTGAGAGAGAGIGAGAATLDTSAGTVHMLIGTGGSSTPSAGQLYDPPACRVVVGVRERAPGQRQRASIRVVEAAPWLAARFPEHPYAFAALTVDPGQPGGTTRLQVTVYDSANAVPVPFDGFTLARPRADAI comes from the coding sequence GTGCACCTCGCCTTCGGTCCGGATCCGGCGACGTCGATGGTGGTCTCCTGGATCACCCCGGCACCAGTGGCCCGGCCACTGGTCCAGGTGATCACGGGTGCCGCCGGGGCCGTCCGCGAGGTCGAGGCCGGCTCCAGGTCGTACACGGACGCGGTCACCGGATGGCGGATCCACGCGCACCACGCGCTGTTGGACGACCTGGAACCGGACACCCGGTACACCTACGAGATCACCTACGAGACCGCACCCGAGACCACTGACGGGACCCCGGACGGGACTCCGGCTGTCGGCACCGTCCGCGCGGTGGGCGGGGCCTCGTTCCGCACGGCCCCCCGCGGCCGGGCCGCCTTCACCTTCACCTGCTTCGGCGATCACGGCACCGATGCGTCCGACGACCCGTTCGGCACACCGGCCTCCGGCGCGCTCGTCGCCGGCGTCGAGCGGGTGGACCCGCTGTTCACCCTGGTCGACGGCGATCTGGCCTATTCGAACGTCAGCGACGCCCCGCCGCGGGCGTGGGCGGACTGGTTCGCGATGATCAGCACCTCGGCCGCGCGCCGCCCGTGGATGCCGAGTGTCGGCAACCACGAGACCGAGCGGGGCAACGGCGCGCTGGGGCTCGCCGCGTACCAGACCTACTTCCAGCTGCCGGACAACGACGAGGAGCCGTACCTGACCGGCCTCTGGTACGCCTTCACCGTCGGCGGCGTGCGGTTCGTCGTGCTCAGCGGCGACGACGTCTGCTACCAGGACGCCGGCCGTGTGTATCTGCGCGGCTACAGCTCGGGCCGGCAGACCGCCTGGCTCGAGCGGCAGCTGGCCGAGGCCCGGGCGGACCGGACGGTCGACTGGATCGTCGTCGCCCTGCACCAGGCCGCCGTCTCCACGGCTGAGTACCACAACGGCGCGGATCTCGGCCTGCGCGAGGCCTGGCTGCCGCTGTTCGACCGCTACGGCGTCGACCTGGTGATCTCCGGGCACGAACACCACTACGAGCGCACCTATCCGCTCCGGGGAGTCGTGGACGGCACCCCGACGCTGACCCCGCGACCGGTTCCGGGCTCGGTGTCCGTCGCCGGCGACGCGAGTGCGATCGGCGCGGGCGGGAGCGCCGGCGGCGAGACCGAGGGCGAGGCCGGGACCGGGGCTGGGGCTGGGGCTGGGGCTGGGATTGGGGCCGGCGCGGCCACACTGGACACGTCCGCCGGGACGGTGCACATGTTGATCGGCACCGGTGGCTCGTCCACGCCGTCGGCCGGCCAGCTGTACGACCCGCCGGCGTGCCGGGTGGTCGTCGGCGTGCGGGAGCGTGCCCCCGGGCAGCGCCAGCGCGCCTCGATCCGCGTGGTCGAGGCGGCGCCGTGGCTGGCGGCCCGTTTCCCCGAGCATCCGTACGCGTTCGCCGCGCTCACCGTCGATCCGGGCCAGCCGGGCGGGACGACCCGCCTCCAGGTCACCGTCTACGACTCGGCGAACGCCGTGCCCGTGCCGTTCGACGGCTTCACCCTCGCCCGCCCACGCGCCGACGCCATCTGA
- a CDS encoding NAD-binding protein gives MGRLARELDPRHLLGGVVARAARLYATLLFGRMGRIGRWLRRHLLGTFLVLGLIAFVLSLIGAYQHFSADPAAFTWANVIFFASTLFLADGTMFENGGQFPPALEVARFLAPLATAVGVADAASTLFAHRFERFRARHAHRHVIVCGTGPTASALVDKLVGSSRVVLVAEDAEREYPDAERPPNLLRVIGDPVERLVLASAGITRADVVYSCLDDTASNLAVALTARGVVRSSRAGSRRLSTTRLDHPLRCLAQVGDLSLLPHLRARRIGLENDPGFRLDFFAVEVLGAHAMLNGNAPAWARPDGFPDPRARPAPVVVLGLSDLGQAVVMELARRWRDNSAPGAPPLRIVLSGRNATLEAAAMRSREPALARVELMAHDSPSGELPGAVLELDDPVEGTRTVPPEFVYVCHGDEEEALLRGLEVARALGATSLGEHGTRVVVRTGRQRSFEDVFGSREAPGDPDGPDDDPDDAGGPDDPDPPVPPPPGPRRRGGGALLDDVQGGLRFFAVNDEALPLDPGANDLIERFARIIHEKYLFKELTGGAVLRTRRSLRPWDELDDDLRAANLAQAIGYSDVLRRRNWMLMPAGEHDPEFVFTPEELAELAREEHARWRRERESRGVRYGPVERGGSDPRHPSLVDWEQLSPADQDRDRDVVRNMPEVLAMAGLRIVRMTPRPPG, from the coding sequence TTGGGCCGGCTCGCCCGGGAACTGGACCCGCGCCACCTGCTCGGCGGGGTGGTGGCGCGGGCGGCGCGGCTCTACGCGACGCTGCTGTTCGGCCGGATGGGACGGATCGGCCGCTGGCTGCGCCGCCACCTGCTCGGCACGTTCCTCGTGCTCGGGCTGATCGCCTTCGTGCTGAGCCTCATCGGCGCGTATCAGCACTTCTCCGCGGACCCCGCGGCGTTCACCTGGGCGAACGTGATCTTCTTCGCCTCGACGCTGTTCCTCGCCGACGGCACGATGTTCGAGAACGGCGGGCAGTTCCCCCCGGCGCTGGAGGTCGCCCGCTTCCTCGCCCCGCTGGCGACGGCCGTCGGTGTCGCCGACGCCGCCAGCACCCTGTTCGCACACCGGTTCGAGCGGTTCCGCGCCCGGCACGCGCACCGGCACGTCATCGTCTGCGGCACCGGGCCGACCGCCTCCGCGCTCGTGGACAAGCTCGTCGGCAGCAGCCGGGTGGTGCTGGTCGCCGAGGACGCCGAACGGGAGTACCCGGACGCCGAGCGGCCCCCGAACCTGCTGCGGGTCATCGGTGACCCGGTGGAGCGGCTCGTCCTGGCCAGCGCGGGCATCACGCGGGCCGACGTCGTCTACAGCTGCCTGGACGACACCGCGTCCAACCTCGCCGTCGCGCTCACCGCCCGTGGCGTCGTGCGGTCCAGCCGGGCCGGCAGCCGTCGGCTCTCCACCACCCGGCTGGACCATCCGCTGCGCTGCCTGGCCCAGGTAGGCGATCTCTCGCTGCTGCCGCACCTGCGGGCGCGCCGCATCGGCCTGGAGAACGACCCGGGCTTCCGCCTCGACTTCTTCGCGGTGGAGGTGCTCGGCGCGCACGCCATGCTGAACGGCAACGCGCCCGCCTGGGCCCGGCCGGACGGCTTCCCCGACCCGCGGGCGCGCCCGGCGCCCGTCGTCGTTCTCGGGCTGTCCGACCTGGGCCAGGCCGTGGTGATGGAGCTGGCGCGGCGCTGGCGGGACAACAGCGCGCCCGGCGCGCCGCCGCTGCGGATCGTCCTGTCGGGGCGGAACGCGACCCTCGAGGCGGCGGCGATGCGCTCACGGGAGCCGGCGCTGGCCCGGGTGGAGCTGATGGCCCACGACAGTCCGTCCGGGGAACTGCCCGGGGCGGTCCTCGAACTGGACGACCCGGTCGAGGGGACCCGGACCGTCCCGCCGGAGTTCGTCTACGTGTGCCACGGCGACGAGGAGGAGGCGCTGCTGCGTGGGCTGGAGGTGGCGCGCGCGCTGGGCGCCACCAGCCTCGGCGAGCACGGCACCCGGGTGGTCGTGCGCACCGGCCGGCAGCGCAGCTTCGAGGACGTCTTCGGCTCGCGCGAGGCGCCCGGCGACCCGGACGGCCCCGACGACGACCCGGACGACGCGGGCGGCCCGGATGACCCGGACCCGCCGGTCCCGCCGCCGCCCGGCCCGCGGCGACGCGGCGGCGGTGCGCTGCTGGACGACGTCCAGGGCGGGTTGCGGTTCTTCGCGGTGAACGACGAGGCGCTGCCGCTCGACCCGGGGGCGAACGACCTCATCGAGCGCTTCGCGCGGATCATCCACGAGAAGTACCTGTTCAAGGAGCTGACCGGCGGGGCGGTGCTGCGCACGCGGCGCAGCCTGCGCCCCTGGGACGAACTGGACGACGATCTGCGGGCCGCCAACCTGGCGCAGGCGATCGGGTACAGCGACGTCCTGCGCCGGCGGAACTGGATGCTCATGCCGGCCGGGGAGCACGACCCGGAGTTCGTCTTCACCCCGGAGGAGCTGGCGGAGCTCGCCCGGGAGGAGCACGCCCGCTGGCGGCGTGAGCGGGAGAGCCGCGGGGTGCGGTACGGGCCGGTCGAGCGGGGCGGCTCCGATCCACGCCATCCCTCGCTCGTCGACTGGGAGCAGCTCTCCCCGGCGGACCAGGACCGCGACCGCGACGTGGTGCGCAACATGCCCGAGGTGCTGGCCATGGCCGGCCTGCGCATCGTCCGGATGACCCCCCGCCCACCCGGCTGA
- a CDS encoding PP2C family protein-serine/threonine phosphatase, which translates to MGSSLVPIMLIVVLLVGAVVFVVLSSRAPRTGYESGRRRSLETRRSRPGSIPLRDTPEPPAPDAPDPGGADPQSPDDVVPGFTAPAGAPAAVRVAPAADGTSRGDGTDPGDGGVGGPGPDDGSAWGDAGWGDAGWGDADATRVESPLDPGHGATGHGAAGAPGSTANDTDTVVSATESGRTGGHNIGGAYTSRADTGAVPADPSPPGAYLTGAAQPGGPHTGAHGTGGIDMSGLDSGGRDTYMNDSRDPDATGWTPPPSGRPHHGEADDSAYRLAVDDRDPLAGGFPHQTPSGYSGPASYPDPTAGETARIGSTAPSGPGAAGGYGAGGYGTDAYGTDAAGGEAAWGAAASPTTTAPTIPTPEASAPGLVAAEPVHTTAPALRLAAAGRTRRGKRGGPNEDAYVVSDGLLAVSDGVGGEAAGQIASTLTVTTVAGFRPQYAEDPADGLRQAVARANQVVREKPRQEPSWRGMACTLDVVILGRQQSTGETLFIAHVGDSSVWLQPQKGRPRQVTTPHAIKNGPLLNAIGLADRIEADILREAVRAGDRVILGSDGITKVMTPEQLLGLMTELGPEPPERAADALVEAALLAGARDDTTIVVADLVSEPSAR; encoded by the coding sequence ATGGGTAGCTCACTGGTACCAATCATGCTCATCGTGGTGCTTCTGGTGGGCGCGGTGGTTTTCGTCGTCCTGTCCAGTCGCGCACCACGCACCGGGTACGAGTCCGGGCGCAGGCGCTCACTGGAGACGAGACGCTCGCGGCCCGGCAGCATCCCGCTGCGCGACACCCCGGAGCCCCCGGCTCCGGACGCGCCGGACCCCGGCGGGGCGGACCCACAGTCACCGGACGACGTCGTACCCGGCTTCACGGCGCCCGCGGGTGCTCCCGCCGCGGTGCGGGTGGCGCCTGCCGCGGACGGCACGAGCCGCGGCGACGGCACGGACCCCGGCGACGGCGGGGTGGGCGGGCCGGGTCCGGACGACGGTTCCGCCTGGGGCGACGCCGGATGGGGCGACGCCGGATGGGGCGACGCCGACGCCACCCGGGTCGAGAGTCCGCTCGATCCCGGTCACGGCGCCACCGGCCACGGGGCCGCCGGCGCGCCGGGGAGTACAGCGAATGACACCGACACGGTCGTGTCCGCTACGGAAAGCGGCCGGACCGGCGGTCACAATATCGGTGGCGCGTACACGTCACGCGCCGATACCGGCGCGGTCCCGGCGGATCCGTCCCCTCCGGGCGCGTACCTCACCGGAGCCGCACAGCCCGGCGGCCCCCACACCGGCGCCCACGGCACGGGGGGTATCGACATGAGCGGACTCGACTCAGGCGGCAGGGACACCTACATGAACGACAGCCGAGACCCGGATGCCACCGGGTGGACCCCGCCCCCCAGCGGGCGCCCCCACCATGGCGAGGCGGACGACTCCGCCTACCGACTCGCGGTCGACGACCGCGACCCGCTCGCCGGCGGCTTCCCGCACCAGACGCCGTCGGGGTACTCCGGACCGGCCTCCTACCCCGACCCGACGGCCGGCGAGACGGCGCGGATCGGCTCGACCGCGCCGTCCGGGCCCGGCGCGGCCGGCGGTTACGGCGCCGGCGGTTACGGGACGGACGCTTACGGGACGGACGCGGCCGGTGGTGAGGCGGCCTGGGGCGCCGCGGCCTCGCCGACGACGACCGCGCCGACCATTCCCACCCCCGAAGCCTCCGCGCCCGGTCTGGTCGCGGCCGAGCCGGTCCACACCACGGCTCCCGCGCTGCGGCTGGCCGCGGCCGGCCGCACCCGGCGTGGCAAGCGCGGCGGCCCCAACGAGGACGCCTACGTCGTGTCGGACGGTCTGCTCGCCGTCTCCGACGGTGTCGGCGGGGAGGCCGCCGGCCAGATCGCCTCGACGCTGACGGTCACCACGGTGGCCGGGTTCCGTCCCCAGTACGCCGAGGACCCGGCTGACGGGCTACGCCAGGCGGTCGCCCGGGCGAACCAGGTCGTGCGGGAGAAGCCCCGGCAGGAGCCGTCCTGGCGGGGCATGGCCTGCACCCTCGACGTGGTCATCCTCGGCCGCCAGCAGTCGACGGGCGAGACGCTGTTCATCGCCCACGTCGGCGACAGCTCCGTCTGGCTGCAGCCGCAGAAGGGCCGCCCGCGCCAGGTCACGACACCGCACGCCATCAAGAACGGCCCGCTGCTCAACGCCATCGGCCTGGCCGACCGGATCGAGGCCGACATCCTGCGCGAGGCGGTGCGGGCCGGTGACCGGGTGATCCTGGGCAGTGACGGCATCACGAAGGTGATGACCCCCGAGCAGCTGCTGGGGCTGATGACCGAGCTCGGCCCGGAGCCCCCGGAGCGGGCGGCGGACGCCCTGGTGGAGGCGGCGCTGCTGGCCGGCGCCCGCGACGACACGACCATCGTCGTCGCCGACCTGGTCTCGGAGCCGTCGGCGCGATGA
- a CDS encoding membrane protein has protein sequence MGLLATPEPPVGTTADAPAGSGILRPGGTGRRHDSLAPASCLAVESRRRSRLAEGAATLGTAVRRRPWLLTAVLCLVCVCLDVTGPDTPAQEYRVWLFEHGGAVLWDDGWYGGHTIPGYSVLFPPLGALLGVQAVGALACVASTVAVTRLLRGPGVRRGQDLPLLWFAVATVANLVVGRMPFALGMAFGAVALVGARERRVWLVWAGAVLSSLASPLAAGFVLMVGLALALTGSLPRRVILAFGGAGAGIIVALAFPEEGYQPFPAVTFLSLLALIGGGLLLVPKEHRAVRNGLLLWAGAAIVFFFVPTQVGGNITRPATLLAGPAAAVFLATRPRALAVVAIPLIGWQIGPIHGAFVTHGDPSAAPGYYTDLLGYLDNDGPVPAGRVEIPFTQAHWEARYVAPRLPMARGWLRQLDSKYNALFYDGTLTAETYHEWLLARGVTYVALPNVDLDPSAVAEAKLLRSGLPYLELAWQNADWKVWLVRDSSGLVRGPATLTELGVSSVAVSFASPGVATVLVHYTPYWQLTEGDACVFRAAGGWTGILTQSAGAVRLSARLSVDGLTRASALDCPADHRLH, from the coding sequence GTGGGTCTGCTCGCGACGCCCGAACCACCGGTCGGAACCACCGCTGACGCGCCGGCCGGGTCGGGGATCCTCCGGCCGGGCGGAACCGGGCGTCGCCACGACTCACTCGCACCAGCCTCCTGCCTCGCCGTGGAATCCCGTCGCCGCAGCCGGCTGGCCGAGGGGGCCGCGACGCTGGGGACGGCGGTGCGGCGGCGCCCCTGGCTGCTGACCGCCGTCCTGTGCCTGGTCTGCGTGTGCCTCGACGTGACCGGCCCCGACACCCCCGCCCAGGAGTATCGGGTGTGGCTGTTCGAGCACGGCGGCGCGGTGCTGTGGGACGACGGCTGGTACGGCGGCCATACGATACCGGGCTACAGCGTCCTGTTCCCCCCACTGGGCGCCCTGCTGGGCGTGCAGGCGGTGGGCGCGCTCGCCTGCGTCGCGTCGACCGTCGCCGTCACCAGGCTGCTGCGCGGGCCGGGGGTGCGCCGCGGGCAGGACCTGCCGCTGCTGTGGTTCGCGGTGGCCACCGTGGCCAATCTGGTGGTCGGCCGGATGCCCTTCGCGCTCGGCATGGCCTTCGGTGCCGTCGCGCTGGTCGGGGCGCGCGAGCGCCGGGTGTGGCTGGTCTGGGCCGGGGCGGTGCTGTCCTCGCTGGCCTCGCCGCTGGCCGCCGGCTTCGTGCTCATGGTGGGCCTGGCGCTGGCGCTGACCGGGTCGCTGCCGCGCCGGGTGATCCTCGCCTTCGGTGGGGCCGGAGCCGGGATCATCGTCGCCCTCGCCTTCCCGGAGGAGGGCTACCAGCCCTTCCCGGCGGTGACCTTCCTGTCGCTGCTGGCCCTGATCGGTGGTGGGCTGCTGCTCGTCCCGAAGGAGCACCGGGCGGTCCGCAACGGGCTGTTGCTGTGGGCGGGCGCGGCGATCGTGTTCTTCTTCGTGCCCACCCAGGTCGGGGGGAACATCACCCGGCCGGCGACGCTGCTCGCCGGCCCCGCCGCCGCGGTGTTCCTGGCCACCCGGCCGCGGGCGCTCGCGGTGGTCGCCATCCCGTTGATCGGCTGGCAGATCGGGCCCATCCACGGCGCGTTCGTGACCCATGGTGATCCGTCCGCGGCGCCCGGGTACTACACCGACCTGCTGGGCTATCTGGACAACGACGGCCCCGTGCCGGCGGGGCGGGTCGAGATCCCCTTCACCCAGGCGCACTGGGAGGCCCGGTACGTCGCCCCGCGGCTGCCCATGGCCCGCGGCTGGCTCCGCCAGCTCGACAGCAAGTACAACGCCCTGTTCTACGACGGGACGCTCACCGCGGAGACCTACCACGAGTGGCTGCTGGCCCGCGGCGTCACGTATGTCGCGCTGCCCAACGTCGATCTCGACCCGTCCGCGGTCGCCGAGGCGAAGCTGCTCCGTTCCGGCCTGCCCTACCTGGAGCTGGCCTGGCAGAACGCCGACTGGAAGGTCTGGCTGGTCCGGGATTCGTCCGGCCTCGTGCGGGGCCCGGCGACCCTCACCGAGCTGGGCGTCAGCTCCGTCGCGGTGTCGTTCGCCAGCCCGGGGGTCGCCACGGTCCTGGTGCACTACACGCCGTACTGGCAGCTTACCGAGGGTGACGCCTGCGTGTTCCGGGCCGCCGGCGGCTGGACGGGCATCCTCACCCAGTCGGCCGGCGCGGTGCGCCTGTCCGCCCGGCTCTCCGTGGACGGCCTGACCCGGGCCAGCGCCCTGGACTGCCCGGCCGACCACCGCCTGCACTGA
- a CDS encoding ATP-dependent Clp protease ATP-binding subunit: protein MFERFTDRARRVVVLAQEEARMLNHNYIGTEHILLGLIHEGEGVAAKALESLGISLEGVRSQVEEIIGQGQQAPSGHIPFTPRAKKVLELSLREALQLGHNYIGTEHILLGLIREGEGVAAQVLVKLGADLNRVRQQVIQLLSGYQGKGDPATAGAPAEGTPSTSLVLDQFGRNLTAAARESKLDPVIGREKEIERVMQVLSRRTKNNPVLIGEPGVGKTAVVEGLAQAIVKGEVPETLKDKQLYTLDLGALVAGSRYRGDFEERLKKVLKEIRTRGDIILFIDELHTLVGAGAAEGAIDAASILKPMLARGELQTIGATTLDEYRKHLEKDAALERRFQPIQVAEPSVAHTIEILKGLRDRYEAHHRVSITDAALVAAASLADRYISDRFLPDKAIDLIDEAGSRMRIRRMTAPPDLREFDERIANVRRDKESAIDAQDFEKAASLRDKEKTLLAEKAKREKEWKAGDMDVVAEVGDEEIAEVLAIWTGIPVFKLTEEETARLLRMEDELHRRVIGQEQAIKAVSQAIRRTRAGLKDPKRPGGSFIFAGPSGVGKTELSKTLAEFLFGDEDSLIQLDMSEYMEKHTVSRLVGSPPGYVGYEEGGQLTERVRRKPFSVVLFDEVEKAHPDVFNTLLQILEDGRLTDSQGRLVDFKNTVLIMTSNLGTRDISKGPGIGFATGQGAVDYERMKAKVQDELKQHFRPEFLNRIDDIIVFHQLSENEIIQIVDLMLARVDGQLKNKDMALELTPAAKVLLAKRGYDPVLGARPLRRTIQREIEDVLSEKILYGTLRPGEIVVGDVEGEGEEAKFVFRGEPKPNSVPDSPPIDLAKSSE from the coding sequence ATGTTCGAGAGGTTCACCGACCGGGCACGTCGGGTCGTCGTCCTGGCCCAAGAAGAGGCCAGGATGCTCAACCACAACTACATCGGGACCGAGCACATCCTGCTCGGCCTGATCCACGAGGGCGAGGGCGTAGCTGCTAAGGCCCTCGAGTCGCTCGGGATCTCGCTCGAGGGTGTGCGGTCACAGGTCGAAGAGATCATCGGGCAGGGTCAGCAGGCGCCGAGCGGGCACATCCCGTTCACGCCCCGGGCCAAGAAGGTCCTCGAGCTGTCCCTGCGTGAGGCTCTCCAACTCGGCCACAACTACATCGGCACCGAGCACATCCTGCTCGGCCTGATCCGCGAGGGCGAGGGCGTCGCCGCCCAGGTGCTGGTCAAGCTCGGCGCGGACCTCAACCGGGTCCGCCAGCAGGTCATCCAGCTCCTGTCCGGCTACCAGGGCAAGGGCGACCCGGCGACCGCCGGCGCCCCGGCCGAGGGAACGCCGTCGACCTCGCTGGTCCTCGACCAGTTCGGCCGCAACCTCACCGCGGCCGCTCGTGAGTCCAAGCTCGACCCGGTCATCGGGCGCGAGAAGGAGATCGAGCGTGTCATGCAGGTGCTGTCGCGCCGGACGAAGAACAACCCCGTCCTGATCGGCGAGCCCGGCGTCGGCAAGACCGCCGTCGTCGAGGGGCTCGCGCAGGCGATCGTCAAGGGCGAGGTCCCCGAGACCCTGAAGGACAAGCAGCTCTACACCCTCGACCTCGGCGCGCTCGTCGCCGGGTCCCGCTACCGCGGTGACTTCGAGGAGCGGCTGAAGAAGGTCCTCAAGGAGATCCGCACCCGCGGCGACATCATCCTGTTCATCGACGAGCTGCACACGCTCGTCGGCGCGGGTGCCGCCGAGGGCGCGATCGACGCCGCCTCCATCCTCAAGCCGATGCTGGCGCGCGGCGAGCTGCAGACGATCGGCGCGACCACCCTGGACGAGTACCGCAAGCACCTGGAGAAGGACGCCGCTCTCGAGCGGCGGTTCCAGCCGATCCAGGTAGCGGAGCCGTCGGTGGCGCACACCATCGAGATCCTCAAGGGCCTGCGCGACCGGTACGAGGCGCACCACCGCGTCTCGATCACCGACGCCGCCCTGGTGGCCGCGGCCTCGCTGGCCGACCGCTACATCTCCGACCGGTTCCTGCCGGACAAGGCCATCGACCTGATCGACGAGGCCGGCTCCCGGATGCGCATCCGCCGGATGACCGCTCCGCCGGACCTGCGGGAGTTCGACGAGCGCATCGCGAACGTCCGCCGGGACAAGGAGTCCGCGATCGACGCGCAGGACTTCGAGAAGGCCGCGTCGCTGCGCGACAAGGAGAAGACCCTGCTGGCCGAGAAGGCCAAGCGGGAGAAGGAGTGGAAGGCCGGCGACATGGACGTCGTCGCCGAGGTCGGCGACGAGGAGATCGCGGAGGTCCTCGCGATCTGGACCGGCATCCCGGTCTTCAAGCTCACCGAGGAGGAGACCGCGCGTCTGCTCCGCATGGAGGACGAGCTGCACCGCCGGGTCATCGGCCAGGAGCAGGCCATCAAGGCCGTCTCCCAGGCGATCCGGCGCACCCGCGCCGGTCTGAAGGACCCGAAGCGCCCCGGCGGCTCGTTCATCTTCGCCGGCCCGTCCGGTGTCGGTAAGACGGAGCTGTCGAAGACGCTGGCGGAGTTCCTCTTCGGCGACGAGGACTCGCTCATCCAGCTCGACATGTCCGAGTACATGGAGAAGCACACCGTCTCACGGCTGGTGGGCTCCCCGCCCGGCTACGTCGGGTACGAGGAGGGCGGCCAGCTCACCGAGCGGGTGCGGCGCAAGCCGTTCTCCGTGGTCCTCTTCGACGAGGTCGAGAAGGCCCACCCGGACGTCTTCAACACGCTCCTGCAGATCCTGGAGGACGGTCGCCTGACCGACTCCCAGGGCCGGCTGGTCGACTTCAAGAACACCGTCCTGATCATGACGTCGAACCTGGGCACCCGGGACATCTCCAAGGGCCCCGGCATCGGCTTCGCCACCGGTCAGGGCGCGGTCGACTACGAGCGGATGAAGGCGAAGGTCCAGGACGAGCTCAAGCAGCACTTCCGGCCTGAGTTCCTGAACCGGATCGACGACATCATCGTCTTCCACCAGCTCTCCGAGAACGAGATCATCCAGATCGTGGATCTCATGCTCGCCCGCGTCGACGGCCAGCTGAAGAACAAGGACATGGCGCTGGAGCTCACGCCCGCCGCCAAGGTCCTGCTCGCCAAGCGCGGCTACGACCCGGTGCTCGGCGCCCGGCCGCTGCGCCGGACGATCCAGCGGGAGATCGAGGACGTCCTGTCCGAGAAGATCCTTTACGGGACGCTGCGTCCGGGCGAGATCGTGGTCGGCGACGTCGAGGGCGAGGGCGAGGAGGCGAAGTTCGTCTTCCGCGGTGAGCCGAAGCCGAACTCGGTGCCGGACTCCCCGCCGATCGACCTCGCCAAGTCCAGCGAGTGA